In one Lolium rigidum isolate FL_2022 chromosome 3, APGP_CSIRO_Lrig_0.1, whole genome shotgun sequence genomic region, the following are encoded:
- the LOC124700215 gene encoding ruvB-like protein 1 gives MRIEELQSTSKKQRIATHTHIKGLGLDANGTAIGMSAGFVGQAAAREASGLVVDMIRQKKMAGRALLLAGPPATGKTALALGISQELGSKVPFCPMVGSEVYSSEVKKTEVLMENFRRAIGLRIKENKEVYEGEVTELSPEEAESSTGGYGKSISHVVIGLKTVKGTKQLKLDPTIYDALIKEKVAVGDVIYIEANSGAVKRVGRCDSFATEYDLEAEEYVPIPKGEVHKKKEIVQDVTLHDLDAANAQPQGGQDILSLMGQMMKPRKTEITEKLRQEINKVVNRYIDEGIAELVPGVLFIDEVHMLDIECFSYLNRALESSLSPIVILATNRGICTVRGTDMTSPHGIPVDLLDRLVIVRTETYGPIEMIQILAIRAQVEEIDIDEDSLAFLGEVGQQTSLRHAIQLISPASVVAKANGREKISKADLEEVGALYLDAKSSARLLQEQQERYIT, from the exons ATGAGAATCGAGGAGTTGCAGTCGACGTCGAAGAAGCAGCGCATCGCGACCCACACCCACATCAAGGGCCTCGGCCTCGAC GCCAATGGGACGGCGATAGGGATGTCGGCGGGGTTCGTggggcaggcggcggcgcgggaggcgtCTGGGCTGGTGGTCGACATGATCCGCCAGAAGAAGATGGCCGGACGCGCGCTGCTCCTGGCCGGCCCGCCTGCCACTGGCAAGACGGCGCTCGCTCTTGGCATCTCCCAGGAGCTCGGCAGCAAG GTCCCTTTCTGTCCTATGGTAGGATCCGAGGTGTACTCCTCAGAGGTCAAGAAAACTGAGGTGCTGATGGAAAATTTCCGTAGAGCTATAGGCTTGCGTATAAAGGAAAACAAGGAAGTTTATGAAGGAGAG GTTACCGAGCTTTCCCCAGAAGAAGCTGAGAGTTCAACTGGTGGGTATGGAAAAAGTATTAGCCATGTAGTAATTGGCCTGAAGACTGTAAAAGGGACTAAGCAACTGAAGTTAGATCCTACAATTTATGATGCTTTAATCAAGGAAAAG GTGGCAGTGGGTGATGTTATATACATTGAAGCCAATAGTGGTGCAGTGAAAAGAGTCGGTAGATGTGATTCTTTTGCTACAGAATACGATCTTGAAGCAGAGGAGTATGTCCCAATTCCTAAAGGGGAAGTCcacaagaaaaaagaaattgtgcAG GATGTTACACTTCATGATCTTGACGCTGCAAATGCCCAACCACAAGGAGGACAAGATATTTTGTCCCTTATGGGCCAGATGATGAAGCCACGCAAGACTGAAATCACTGAGAAGCTACGCCAAGAGATTAATAAG GTCGTTAACAGATATATTGATGAAGGTATTGCAGAGCTTGTACCCGGTGTGCTTTTCATTGACGAG GTCCACATGCTGGATATTGAATGCTTCTCTTATCTGAATCGCGCTTTGGAGAGCTCATTATCGCCAATCGTAATACTCGCTACGAACAGAGGAATATGTACTGTAAG AGGAACTGATATGACAAGTCCACATGGTATCCCAGTTGACCTTCTAGATAGGTTGGTTATTGTACGGACAGAGACATATGGTCCTATTGAGATGATCCAG ATATTGGCTATTAGAGCACAAGTGGAGGAGATTGACATTGATGAAGATAGTCTTGCATTTTTGGGAGAGGTTGGGCAGCAGACATCTTTGAG ACATGCTATTCAGTTGATATCACCTGCTAGCGTAGTTGCAAAGGCTAATGGGAGAGAGAAGATCTCCAAG GCTGATCTTGAAGAAGTTGGTGCTCTGTATTTGGACGCGAAGTCCTCTGCCCGTTTGCTTCAGGAGCAGCAAGAAAGGTACATCACATAG